Proteins from a single region of Larus michahellis chromosome 13, bLarMic1.1, whole genome shotgun sequence:
- the PISD gene encoding phosphatidylserine decarboxylase proenzyme, mitochondrial isoform X3 — protein MCQSNTLQGPDLHTGKWLQFPQLALRRRLGQLSCMSRPALKLRSWPLTILYYLLPFGALKPLTRVGWRPMSRVALYKSVPTRLLSRAWGRLNQVELPTWLRKPVYSLYIWTFGVNMKEAAVEDLHHYRNLSEFFRRKLKPQARPVCCLHSVISPSDGKILNFGQVKNCEVEQVKGVTYSLESFLGPRICTEELHFSQAPPGNSFQQQLVTKEGNELYHCVIYLAPGDYHCFHSPTDWRVSHRRHFPGSLMSVNPGVARWIKELFCHNERVVLTGDWKHGFFSLTAVGATNVGSIRIYFDRDLHTNSPRYSKGSYNDFSFISNNNKEGIPMRKGEHLGEFNLGSTIVLIFEAPKDFKFHLKAGQKIRFGEALGSL, from the exons GTTGCAATTTCCCCAGCTGGCCCTGAGGCGAAGGTTGGGCCAGCTAAGCTGTATGTCTAGGCCTGCTCTGAAACTCCGTTCTTGGCCTCTGACTATTCTCTATTACCTTCTGCCTTTCGGTGCTCTTAAACCCTTGACCAGAGTGGGATGGAGGCCTATGAGCAGG GTTGCTCTGTACAAATCGGTACCAACTCGACTGCTCTCACGAGCCTGGGGTCGCCTGAACCAGGTGGAGCTGCCTACATGGCTCCGGAAGCCTGTTTACAGCCTGTACATCTGGACGTTTGGAGTGAACATGAAGGAGGCAGCTGTGGAAGACCTGCATCACTATAGAAACCTCAGCGAGTTCTTCCGCAGGAAGCTGAAACCACAAGCACGACCAGTCTGCTGTTTGCACAGTGTG ATTAGTCCCTCTGATGGAAAGATCCTTAATTTTGGACAGGTAAAAAACTGTGAGGTGGAGCAAGTAAAAGGGGTTACTTATTCTCTGGAATCTTTCTTGGGACCTCGCATCTGCACAGAGGAACTGCATTTTAGCCAGG CCCCACCTGGTAACTCTTTTCAGCAACAACTGGTCACAAAAGAGGGGAATGAGCTCTATCACTGTGTGATCTACCTTGCACCAGGGGATTATCACTGCTTCCACTCCCCCACTGACTGGAGAGTGTCACACCGACGTCACTTCCCAG GCTCTCTGATGTCTGTGAATCCTGGAGTTGCTCGCTGGATCAAGGAACTGTTCTGCCACAACGAACGGGTTGTCCTTACGGGTGACTGGAAACATGGCTTTTTCTCTTTAACAGCTGTAGGAGCAACAAATGTGGGCTCCATCCGCATCTACTTTGACCGG GACCTGCATACCAACAGTCCACGCTACTCTAAAGGTTCCTACAATGACTTCAGCTTCATATCCAACAACAACAAGGAGGGAATCCCCATGAGGAAAGGGGAACATTTAGGGGAATTTAACTTAGGCTCTACGATTGTACTGATCTTTGAGGCACCCAAGGACTTCAAATTCCACCTTAAAGCCGGACAGAAAATCCGCTTTGGAGAAGCACTGGGCTCTCTATAG